The Ornithinimicrobium faecis genome includes a window with the following:
- a CDS encoding ExeM/NucH family extracellular endonuclease yields the protein MSQHPRRSRAVVASAASLAVAGLLSPAGALALTPHTAQAEPAADGGPVINEFSVSTSGEDLEFLEVLADPETDLSHLTIVEVEGDVGSDARGSIVSSHQVGTTDAAGLWSVDLATGTIQNGTLTLLLVEGFANQSVIDADLDGTIDAGTGLTVLDSVAVNGGTEGDLVYSETLLADGYDGAAFAPGGASRVPDGTDTDTTVDWVRNAFNKAGVEEGATPAVGEAWNTPGAPNEIFEAEEPPPVGQCGDPATPIGAVQGEGDVTPMPGPVTIEGTVVGDFQEGGFDGFHVQDAGDDNPATSDGIFVYAPGSDDIAVGDQVRIVGTAGEFEGLTQISGSPAILVCASGVDLPEATVLEFPLTATDLEQVESMHVTFPAELSILEFFNYGRFGEVVVGTGDETARQFQPTALADPGSDQAIAVRDHNATHRITIDDGLSPQNPPYLRHPAGGQFTLEHSFRGGDTITDLTGVVDYRFELFRVQPTQDAEFTEVNARPTAVPDVADATMTVASFNVLNYFTDLDGRGADTPEELERQETKIVAALAELDADVVGLIEIENNDDVAVAALTQALNDAVGAGTYDYLETGTIGTDEITTAFIYQGDTVSPVGDFATLTSEDDERFLDDKNRPTLAQTFTETATGESVTVAVNHLKSKGSDCEDVGDPEDPWASNCNGVRTDAAEAMVDWLAEDPTGTGAENTLVIGDLNSYDKEDPINVFLDGGYSDLLLEHQGEQEYSYVFDGQLGYLDYALANEALADKVTATQAWKINADEPSVLDYDMSFKPDEQDALFEPNAYRSSDHDPILVGLDLAPLVVEPEPVDVGRLAGKDRWETSANMAAEFGVVDTVYLANGITFPDALTGSAPAVKDGAPVLLTKPDALPNDIRAALEALDPEQVVVLGGPVAISDAVVQDVETSTSAEVTRVAGEERYATAAAIAQSRFEAEDIDTVYVASGLKFADSLATGPLAGMQDDPILLSKPGDLPLATIAALEALDPEHIVVLGGPLAVGPEVYTELGAHADTIERLSGGDRYETAAAVAERVGPSEDVFVASGAIFPDALSGAALAGLHQAPLLLTRPDHLPEVTGTTLQGRDPQQVTVFGGPVAVSEVVVAEIEALFTP from the coding sequence ATGTCACAGCACCCACGAAGGTCCCGGGCGGTGGTGGCCTCCGCGGCCTCTCTCGCTGTCGCCGGGCTGCTCAGCCCCGCTGGCGCCCTGGCGCTGACACCGCACACGGCGCAGGCCGAACCCGCTGCCGATGGCGGTCCCGTGATCAACGAGTTCTCCGTGAGCACGAGTGGGGAGGACCTCGAGTTCCTCGAGGTCCTCGCAGACCCTGAGACGGACCTCTCACACCTGACGATCGTCGAGGTCGAGGGTGATGTCGGATCCGATGCTCGCGGGAGCATCGTGAGCAGCCACCAGGTCGGCACCACCGACGCGGCCGGACTCTGGTCGGTGGATCTCGCGACGGGCACGATCCAGAACGGCACACTGACCCTGCTGCTGGTCGAGGGCTTCGCCAACCAGAGCGTGATCGACGCCGACCTGGACGGGACCATCGACGCAGGCACCGGCCTGACCGTGCTCGACTCGGTTGCGGTCAACGGCGGCACCGAGGGGGACCTGGTCTATTCCGAGACGCTCCTCGCTGACGGCTACGACGGAGCAGCGTTCGCCCCCGGCGGCGCCTCGCGCGTCCCGGACGGCACCGACACCGACACGACGGTGGACTGGGTCCGCAACGCCTTCAACAAGGCGGGCGTCGAGGAGGGCGCGACCCCGGCGGTCGGGGAGGCCTGGAACACCCCGGGTGCCCCCAACGAGATCTTCGAGGCCGAGGAGCCGCCGCCCGTCGGGCAGTGCGGTGACCCCGCCACCCCCATCGGTGCCGTGCAGGGCGAGGGTGACGTCACCCCGATGCCCGGCCCGGTGACCATCGAGGGCACCGTCGTCGGTGACTTCCAGGAGGGAGGCTTCGACGGGTTCCACGTGCAGGACGCAGGTGACGACAACCCGGCGACCTCCGACGGCATCTTTGTGTACGCCCCCGGCTCGGACGACATTGCGGTGGGGGACCAGGTCCGGATCGTCGGCACCGCTGGAGAGTTTGAGGGTCTGACTCAGATCAGCGGCTCGCCCGCCATCCTGGTGTGCGCCTCGGGCGTCGACCTCCCCGAGGCGACCGTGTTGGAGTTCCCGCTGACGGCCACCGACCTGGAGCAGGTCGAGAGCATGCACGTCACGTTCCCGGCGGAGCTGTCCATCCTGGAGTTCTTCAACTACGGCCGTTTCGGTGAGGTCGTCGTCGGCACCGGCGACGAGACTGCCCGGCAGTTCCAGCCGACCGCGCTGGCAGACCCGGGCTCGGACCAGGCCATCGCCGTGCGCGACCACAACGCGACGCACCGGATCACGATCGATGACGGGCTCAGCCCGCAGAACCCGCCCTACCTGCGCCACCCAGCAGGTGGACAGTTCACCCTGGAGCACAGCTTCCGTGGCGGTGACACCATCACCGACCTGACCGGCGTCGTGGACTATCGCTTTGAGCTGTTCCGGGTGCAGCCCACGCAGGACGCGGAGTTCACCGAGGTCAACGCACGCCCGACAGCTGTCCCGGATGTCGCCGACGCCACGATGACGGTGGCCTCGTTCAACGTGCTCAACTACTTCACCGACCTCGACGGCCGTGGGGCCGACACCCCCGAGGAGTTGGAACGGCAGGAGACAAAGATCGTCGCCGCCCTCGCCGAGCTGGACGCCGACGTGGTGGGTCTGATTGAGATCGAGAACAATGACGACGTCGCCGTGGCGGCGCTGACCCAGGCGCTCAACGACGCGGTGGGTGCGGGCACCTACGACTACCTCGAGACCGGCACGATCGGCACCGACGAGATCACCACCGCCTTCATCTATCAGGGCGACACGGTGAGCCCGGTCGGTGACTTCGCGACGCTGACGAGCGAGGACGACGAGCGCTTCCTGGACGACAAGAACCGCCCGACCCTGGCGCAGACCTTTACGGAGACGGCCACGGGCGAGTCGGTGACCGTCGCGGTCAACCACCTGAAGTCCAAGGGCTCGGACTGCGAGGACGTCGGTGACCCCGAGGATCCCTGGGCCAGCAACTGCAACGGTGTCCGCACCGACGCCGCGGAGGCGATGGTCGACTGGTTGGCCGAGGACCCGACCGGCACGGGCGCCGAGAACACCCTGGTCATCGGTGACCTCAACTCCTACGACAAGGAGGACCCGATCAACGTCTTCCTCGACGGCGGCTACTCCGACCTGCTGCTGGAGCACCAGGGCGAGCAGGAGTACTCCTACGTCTTCGACGGCCAGCTGGGTTATCTGGACTACGCCCTGGCCAACGAGGCGCTGGCCGACAAGGTGACGGCGACACAGGCGTGGAAGATCAACGCCGACGAGCCGAGCGTTCTGGACTACGACATGTCCTTCAAGCCGGACGAGCAGGATGCCCTGTTCGAGCCCAACGCCTACCGCTCGAGCGACCACGACCCCATCCTGGTGGGACTGGACCTGGCCCCCCTCGTCGTCGAGCCGGAGCCGGTCGACGTCGGCCGGTTGGCTGGCAAGGACCGCTGGGAGACCTCGGCCAACATGGCTGCGGAGTTCGGTGTGGTGGACACGGTCTATCTGGCCAACGGAATCACCTTCCCGGACGCGTTGACCGGCAGCGCTCCCGCGGTCAAGGACGGTGCCCCCGTGCTGCTGACCAAGCCCGACGCCCTGCCCAACGACATCCGAGCCGCGCTCGAGGCCCTGGACCCCGAGCAGGTCGTTGTGCTCGGTGGCCCCGTGGCCATCAGCGACGCGGTGGTGCAGGACGTCGAGACCAGCACCTCTGCGGAGGTGACCCGAGTGGCCGGCGAGGAACGCTACGCAACCGCCGCGGCGATCGCGCAGTCGCGCTTCGAGGCCGAGGACATCGACACCGTCTACGTCGCCTCCGGTCTGAAGTTTGCCGACTCACTGGCAACCGGTCCGCTGGCCGGGATGCAGGACGATCCGATCCTGCTGAGCAAGCCCGGCGACCTGCCGCTGGCGACCATCGCCGCGCTCGAGGCCCTCGACCCCGAGCACATTGTGGTGCTGGGCGGCCCGCTCGCGGTCGGTCCCGAGGTCTACACCGAGCTGGGTGCTCACGCCGACACGATCGAGCGCCTCTCTGGTGGCGACCGCTATGAAACGGCCGCTGCCGTGGCGGAGCGGGTCGGCCCGTCAGAGGACGTCTTTGTGGCGTCCGGCGCGATCTTCCCAGACGCCCTGTCCGGGGCCGCCCTGGCGGGCCTGCACCAGGCACCGTTGCTGCTGACCCGGCCGGACCACCTGCCCGAGGTCACCGGCACCACCCTGCAGGGTCGTGACCCGCAGCAGGTCACCGTCTTCGGTGGCCCGGTGGCGGTCAGCGAGGTCGTCGTGGCAGAGATCGAGGCGCTGTTCACACCGTGA
- a CDS encoding winged helix-turn-helix domain-containing protein, with the protein MAAKLTAGQARRIALAAQGFLDPRPEVATMRQVQRVIDRLQVVQIDSVNVLARSQYLPFYSRLGAYDTALLDRARDGGGPRSRAPRRLVESWAHVASLIPPETWPFLGFRMAQARDDGWRDRVEREHPGVLDTVREVVGEHGPLTAREVDRLVEHGVVRSRDNWGWNWSLVKECLEHLFSTGEIVSSGRNSQFERRYALPSFVLPPEVLARAPGQPGAPDRAESALELMRRAVRAHGIGTATDLSDYFRLRQVMADPALAELVALGEVEQVTVEGWQKPAFLDAAARRPRSVTARALLSPFDSLVWERARTERIFNFHYRIEIYVPEPKRVFGYYVLPFLWGDQLVGRVDLKADRAAGRLLVRRVHLEPGAPDGSREALAEELAQLAGWLGLERVEVT; encoded by the coding sequence ATGGCAGCGAAATTGACCGCAGGTCAGGCACGTCGCATCGCGCTGGCCGCTCAAGGATTCCTCGACCCGCGCCCTGAGGTGGCCACGATGCGCCAGGTGCAGCGCGTCATTGACCGGCTGCAGGTCGTGCAGATCGACAGTGTCAATGTGCTGGCCCGCAGTCAATATCTCCCGTTCTATTCGCGCCTCGGTGCCTATGACACGGCCCTGCTCGATCGAGCCCGTGACGGTGGGGGTCCCCGCTCGCGCGCACCACGGCGCCTGGTCGAGTCGTGGGCCCACGTGGCCAGCCTCATTCCACCGGAGACCTGGCCGTTCCTGGGGTTCCGCATGGCGCAGGCCCGCGACGACGGCTGGCGAGACCGTGTGGAGCGCGAGCACCCGGGAGTGCTCGACACAGTGCGGGAGGTCGTGGGGGAGCACGGCCCGTTGACGGCGCGCGAGGTGGACCGACTCGTCGAGCACGGCGTGGTGCGCAGCCGGGACAACTGGGGGTGGAACTGGTCGCTGGTCAAGGAGTGCCTGGAGCATCTGTTCTCCACGGGCGAGATCGTCAGCTCCGGGAGGAACAGTCAGTTTGAGCGCCGCTATGCCCTTCCGTCTTTCGTCCTCCCACCGGAGGTCCTGGCGCGGGCTCCGGGTCAGCCCGGTGCGCCCGATCGGGCCGAGTCGGCTCTGGAGCTCATGCGCCGGGCCGTGCGGGCCCACGGCATCGGGACAGCGACCGACCTGAGCGACTACTTCCGCCTCAGGCAGGTGATGGCCGACCCCGCCCTGGCCGAGCTGGTGGCACTCGGCGAGGTCGAGCAGGTCACCGTCGAGGGGTGGCAGAAGCCGGCGTTCCTGGACGCAGCCGCCCGCCGCCCGCGATCGGTGACTGCCCGTGCCCTGCTCAGTCCGTTCGACTCCCTGGTGTGGGAGCGGGCCCGCACCGAGCGGATCTTCAACTTTCACTACCGGATCGAGATCTATGTCCCTGAGCCGAAGCGGGTGTTCGGTTACTACGTGCTGCCCTTCCTGTGGGGGGATCAGCTCGTGGGGCGGGTGGACCTGAAGGCCGACCGGGCCGCCGGGCGCCTGCTGGTCCGACGGGTCCACCTCGAGCCAGGAGCACCGGACGGGTCACGAGAGGCGCTGGCCGAGGAGCTCGCGCAGCTCGCCGGCTGGTTGGGGCTGGAGCGGGTCGAGGTCACCTGA
- the hpf gene encoding ribosome hibernation-promoting factor, HPF/YfiA family: protein MEITVTGRKKQVTDRFRRHLEEKLDKIPQLAPRVSRTDVVLTHEANPRQAKASERVEITCYIKRTVVRAEAAADDDYAALDLAMNRLLERLRRSNDRRRISHTGKHRKPSVAEATFGLPTDPLPTELPSEQEHNGKPRDPEEAVDEALGTEGNSPIELREKEHSSEPMSVGQALNEMELVGHDFYLFHDEDTDKPSVVYRRRGWSYGVLRLADPQGAGQQEAPEQVAVG, encoded by the coding sequence ATGGAAATCACTGTGACCGGCCGGAAGAAGCAGGTTACTGACCGCTTCCGCCGCCACCTGGAGGAAAAGCTCGACAAGATCCCACAGCTCGCCCCGCGGGTCTCCCGCACTGACGTGGTCCTCACGCACGAGGCCAACCCGCGTCAGGCCAAGGCGAGCGAGCGTGTGGAGATCACGTGCTACATCAAGCGGACCGTGGTCCGCGCAGAGGCAGCGGCCGACGATGACTACGCCGCGCTCGACCTCGCCATGAACAGACTCCTGGAGCGCCTCCGCCGGTCGAACGACCGTCGCCGGATCAGTCACACCGGCAAGCACCGCAAGCCGTCCGTCGCAGAGGCCACGTTTGGGCTGCCGACCGACCCGCTGCCCACCGAGTTGCCCAGCGAGCAGGAGCACAACGGCAAGCCGCGGGACCCGGAGGAGGCCGTCGACGAGGCGCTCGGGACCGAGGGGAACAGCCCCATCGAGTTGCGTGAGAAGGAGCACTCCTCGGAGCCGATGAGCGTTGGACAGGCCCTCAACGAGATGGAGTTGGTGGGGCACGACTTCTATCTCTTCCACGACGAGGACACCGACAAGCCGAGCGTGGTCTATCGGCGCCGCGGGTGGTCCTACGGAGTGCTGCGTCTCGCCGACCCGCAGGGGGCTGGCCAACAGGAGGCTCCGGAGCAGGTCGCCGTCGGCTGA
- a CDS encoding ComF family protein translates to MRPGRRAAWLAEGAAALGDLVLPVACGGCGSPGAPWCPGCRAVVSAAPGPQRWTPTPAPPGLPPVWTVLPYVGPVRAGLVNWKDNGRRDLAEVLAPVLAEGLLRALLTCDSVPVVVPAPSGRANTRRRGDHPLAGLARAALRRLPPDSRPALVPALRLARTVADQAGLDSRHRAANLAGAMVVPTPAARRVRGVSCLLVDDVITTGATIVEAARALRAAGVRDVVAVTLAATHRRTHPALSFTREPG, encoded by the coding sequence ATGAGGCCAGGCCGCCGGGCAGCGTGGCTCGCCGAGGGTGCCGCGGCGCTCGGTGATCTGGTGCTGCCGGTCGCGTGTGGTGGCTGCGGTTCCCCTGGGGCGCCGTGGTGTCCAGGGTGCCGGGCCGTCGTCAGCGCGGCCCCGGGGCCACAGCGGTGGACGCCCACTCCGGCGCCGCCGGGGTTGCCGCCGGTGTGGACCGTGCTGCCGTATGTCGGCCCGGTGCGCGCCGGTCTGGTCAATTGGAAGGACAACGGTCGCCGCGACCTCGCCGAGGTGCTTGCCCCAGTGCTGGCCGAAGGGCTGCTGCGTGCCCTGCTGACCTGTGACAGCGTGCCGGTGGTCGTGCCGGCCCCGTCGGGCCGAGCCAACACCCGTCGACGCGGCGACCACCCGCTGGCTGGTCTCGCCCGGGCGGCGCTGCGCCGACTGCCGCCCGACTCGCGACCGGCACTGGTCCCCGCCCTGCGACTGGCCCGCACCGTCGCCGACCAGGCAGGTCTGGACAGCCGGCACCGAGCTGCGAACCTGGCTGGTGCGATGGTGGTGCCGACTCCCGCCGCGCGGCGGGTGCGCGGGGTGAGCTGTCTCCTGGTCGACGACGTCATCACCACGGGGGCGACGATCGTGGAGGCCGCTCGGGCCCTGCGTGCTGCCGGGGTGCGGGACGTGGTGGCCGTCACGCTGGCCGCGACGCACCGAAGGACCCACCCTGCCCTGTCATTCACCAGGGAACCGGGCTAG
- a CDS encoding LpqB family beta-propeller domain-containing protein gives MTTKNMTSRHGAGRTRLLVGILSLVVLLSACAGLPTGDTVEPGLPVQGAPIQEVQALPVGPEEDASPDQIVASFLLASGSFADDHEVARTFLTDDLARQWRPTSQVLVYDGEPELTVVDGSTVRAEVTVRGAVDEDGYLVEEPRGTAQTHQFTMEQVGGQWRISSFPDNYGVWLSETTFELRYGSYAIHYVTPDSGLLVPDIRWFPRGDGLPTSLATAQIGPVPDYLAGAASTGISEDLHLVASAVPVDPATGTATVELRGLSLGNSAVQQKELFAQFAQTLKQAPGVNSVLIRGAGRPLQVEGVDNPIADVAATGFEDAEWVIPYGLLRSRVDLIPVMPQHYQLQDNRAVDPESLPSIPIRWQDVATDAEVREFAGISTVGGDELWRWKGGTENTMGGIGTELTAPTFDRSGALWLAGRATTGPRVWVIARSEPLSRAVARPMEAPWLDENQTVTDFRVAADDQRALIVLQDRDTQETQVGITGIIRGKDGQPTALTEPYQVAPTLTSVTSAVWASQTELFVLGRQAQDTTDRPFRVHIGGWLEPLRLVSEATDVRAVPSDDSSALLVLSEQGRIYTQDRNDWGIGRNGDDLIIPGT, from the coding sequence ATGACGACAAAGAACATGACCAGCCGCCACGGTGCGGGACGCACCCGCCTGCTGGTCGGCATACTGTCGCTGGTCGTCCTGCTGTCCGCGTGCGCCGGTCTGCCCACCGGCGACACGGTCGAGCCCGGCCTGCCGGTGCAGGGCGCCCCGATCCAGGAGGTGCAGGCCCTGCCGGTCGGCCCCGAGGAGGATGCCAGCCCGGACCAGATCGTGGCCAGCTTCCTGTTGGCCAGCGGCAGCTTTGCCGACGACCACGAGGTTGCGCGCACCTTCTTGACCGACGACCTCGCGCGGCAGTGGCGGCCCACCAGCCAGGTCCTGGTCTATGACGGCGAGCCCGAGCTCACGGTGGTCGACGGCTCGACCGTCCGGGCCGAGGTGACGGTGCGCGGCGCCGTCGACGAGGACGGTTATCTCGTCGAGGAGCCACGGGGCACCGCTCAGACACACCAGTTCACCATGGAGCAGGTGGGCGGTCAGTGGCGGATCAGCTCCTTCCCGGACAACTACGGGGTCTGGCTCTCCGAGACCACCTTCGAGTTGCGCTACGGCAGCTATGCCATCCACTACGTCACCCCGGACAGCGGTCTGCTCGTGCCCGACATCCGGTGGTTCCCCCGCGGCGACGGCCTGCCCACCAGCCTGGCCACGGCCCAGATCGGACCGGTCCCGGACTATCTCGCGGGTGCGGCGTCCACCGGGATCTCCGAGGACCTGCACCTGGTGGCCAGTGCCGTGCCGGTCGACCCGGCCACCGGCACCGCCACCGTCGAGCTGCGCGGGCTGTCCCTGGGCAACTCCGCGGTGCAGCAGAAGGAGTTGTTCGCCCAGTTTGCGCAGACGCTCAAACAGGCGCCCGGCGTCAACAGCGTGCTGATCCGGGGGGCGGGCCGGCCGCTGCAGGTGGAGGGCGTGGACAACCCCATCGCGGACGTCGCGGCCACCGGGTTCGAGGACGCCGAGTGGGTCATTCCCTACGGGTTGCTGCGCAGCCGGGTCGACCTCATCCCGGTCATGCCCCAGCACTATCAGTTGCAGGACAACCGCGCCGTGGACCCGGAGTCGTTGCCCAGCATCCCGATCCGGTGGCAGGACGTGGCGACCGACGCCGAGGTGCGTGAGTTTGCTGGCATCTCCACGGTCGGTGGGGACGAGCTGTGGCGCTGGAAGGGTGGCACCGAAAACACGATGGGCGGCATCGGCACCGAGCTGACGGCCCCCACCTTCGACCGTTCCGGTGCGCTCTGGCTGGCCGGCCGGGCCACGACGGGTCCGCGGGTCTGGGTCATCGCCAGGAGCGAGCCGCTGAGCCGCGCCGTGGCACGCCCGATGGAGGCCCCCTGGCTCGACGAGAACCAGACGGTCACCGACTTCCGGGTGGCCGCAGACGACCAACGGGCCCTGATCGTGCTCCAGGACCGGGACACCCAGGAGACGCAGGTGGGGATCACCGGCATCATCCGCGGCAAGGACGGCCAGCCGACGGCGCTCACCGAGCCCTACCAGGTCGCGCCGACGCTCACCAGCGTGACCTCGGCGGTGTGGGCCTCCCAGACCGAGCTGTTTGTGTTGGGCCGCCAGGCGCAGGACACCACCGACCGCCCCTTCCGAGTGCATATCGGTGGGTGGCTCGAGCCGCTCAGACTGGTCTCCGAGGCGACGGACGTGCGGGCGGTGCCCTCCGATGACAGTTCCGCGCTGCTCGTGCTCAGTGAGCAGGGCCGGATCTACACCCAGGACCGCAACGACTGGGGCATTGGCCGCAACGGCGACGACCTGATCATCCCGGGCACCTGA
- the mtrB gene encoding MtrAB system histidine kinase MtrB, whose translation MTAPAQGAGGVVAWWRSSLRLRVIVTTMALGTAVTAVIATMLFAQVAEGLVHQAVSAATTDAAQEVRNAQASFDAVDRSDDTSLNATATAIVNAIAPADQSLRRSVLIRSLDNERDARITALASPDLDVDELPPQLAEALRDDPSNQQVMVTDVQLASQDQAVASVIVGSQVDISRAGPHDLFLVYPMAREQATLDLIRQWFALGGLALLALMGAVAWVATSMVARPVGHAARVSQQMAHGHLDERLPVRGSDELDQLAMSFNTMADSIQTQIRQLETLSMLQQRFVSDVSHELRTPLTTIRMAGEVLHASRDDFSGPAARSAELLYEELDRFEELLTELLEISRYDSGAADLEIDRVDLVGVIHQVVDALSALASHTGSDVRLSLPDGKVFIEMDQRRVSRILRNVIANALDHGEGSPVEVCLAQSADAVAVTVRDHGVGLTPEQASMVFDRFWRGDPARNRTTGGTGLGLAISLEDARLHGGHLQVAGRPGHGAAFRLTLPRTRQTALAEEPGPVPLDPQRDTEAPVVTVEPVGAGTEEGT comes from the coding sequence ATGACTGCCCCCGCGCAGGGAGCCGGCGGAGTGGTCGCATGGTGGCGCTCCTCCCTCCGGTTGCGGGTCATTGTCACCACCATGGCGCTGGGCACGGCCGTCACGGCCGTCATCGCCACGATGCTCTTCGCCCAGGTCGCCGAGGGTCTGGTGCACCAGGCCGTCTCCGCGGCGACGACCGATGCGGCCCAGGAGGTGCGCAACGCCCAGGCGAGTTTTGATGCGGTCGACCGCAGCGACGACACGAGCCTGAACGCGACGGCCACCGCCATCGTCAACGCGATCGCCCCCGCGGACCAGTCGTTGCGGCGCTCGGTGCTGATCCGCAGCCTGGACAACGAGCGTGATGCGCGGATCACGGCGCTCGCCTCCCCTGACCTCGACGTCGACGAGTTGCCCCCACAGCTGGCCGAGGCACTGCGCGACGATCCCAGCAACCAGCAGGTGATGGTCACCGATGTGCAGCTGGCCAGCCAGGACCAGGCGGTCGCCTCGGTCATCGTGGGCTCCCAGGTGGACATCTCCCGCGCCGGCCCGCACGACCTCTTCCTGGTCTATCCGATGGCACGTGAGCAGGCCACGCTGGACCTGATCCGGCAGTGGTTCGCCCTCGGAGGCCTCGCGCTGCTCGCGCTGATGGGTGCGGTGGCCTGGGTGGCGACCAGCATGGTGGCCCGGCCGGTCGGGCACGCCGCGCGGGTCAGTCAGCAGATGGCCCACGGGCACCTGGACGAACGGTTGCCGGTCCGCGGCTCGGACGAGCTGGACCAGCTGGCGATGTCCTTCAACACGATGGCCGACAGCATCCAGACCCAGATCCGACAGCTCGAGACCCTCTCGATGCTGCAGCAACGCTTTGTCTCTGACGTCTCGCACGAGCTCCGCACGCCCCTGACCACGATCCGGATGGCAGGCGAGGTGCTGCACGCCTCCCGCGACGACTTCTCCGGCCCCGCTGCCAGGTCGGCCGAGCTGCTCTATGAGGAGCTGGACCGGTTTGAGGAGCTGCTCACCGAGCTGCTGGAGATCAGCCGCTATGACTCCGGCGCTGCCGACCTGGAGATCGACCGCGTCGACCTGGTCGGGGTGATCCACCAGGTGGTCGATGCCCTCTCCGCGCTCGCGTCGCACACCGGATCAGACGTGCGGCTGTCCCTGCCGGACGGCAAGGTCTTCATCGAGATGGACCAGCGCCGGGTCAGCCGCATCCTGCGCAATGTCATCGCCAATGCGCTGGACCACGGGGAGGGCAGTCCGGTGGAGGTCTGCCTGGCGCAGAGCGCGGACGCCGTGGCGGTGACCGTGCGCGATCACGGGGTCGGACTGACACCGGAGCAGGCCTCCATGGTCTTCGACCGGTTCTGGCGCGGCGACCCCGCCCGCAACCGGACCACCGGCGGCACCGGCCTGGGGCTGGCGATCTCGCTCGAGGACGCCCGGCTGCACGGTGGCCACCTCCAGGTGGCCGGCCGCCCGGGCCATGGAGCGGCCTTCCGCCTCACCCTGCCCCGCACGCGACAGACGGCCCTCGCGGAGGAGCCGGGCCCGGTGCCACTCGACCCCCAACGTGACACAGAGGCTCCGGTGGTGACCGTGGAGCCGGTCGGCGCCGGAACGGAGGAGGGCACATGA
- the mtrA gene encoding MtrAB system response regulator MtrA: MNARVLVVDDDQALAEMLGIVLRKEGLEVAHCADGGRAVALFREFRPDLVLLDVMLPTLSGVEVCRHLRAESGVPIVMLTARTDTKDVVLGLEAGADDYVVKPFKPQELLARIRARLRRSDRREPSQLTVGDLLVDVAGHTVKRDGAELPLTPLEFDLLVALASRPNHVFDRESLLEKVWGYRHAGDTRLVNVHVQRLRAKIEKDPENPQIVLTVRGVGYKAGPA, from the coding sequence GTGAACGCACGCGTATTGGTGGTCGATGATGACCAGGCACTGGCCGAGATGCTCGGGATCGTGCTGCGCAAGGAAGGGCTGGAGGTGGCGCACTGCGCCGACGGCGGACGGGCCGTGGCCCTGTTCCGGGAGTTCCGCCCGGACCTGGTCCTGCTGGACGTCATGCTCCCCACCCTCAGCGGCGTCGAGGTGTGCCGACACCTGAGGGCGGAGTCCGGCGTCCCCATCGTCATGCTCACGGCGCGCACGGACACCAAGGACGTGGTGCTGGGCCTGGAGGCCGGGGCCGACGACTATGTCGTCAAGCCGTTCAAGCCGCAGGAGCTGCTGGCCCGGATCCGGGCACGGTTGCGCCGCAGCGACCGGCGTGAGCCCTCGCAGCTGACGGTCGGTGACCTCCTCGTCGATGTTGCCGGGCACACCGTCAAGCGGGACGGTGCCGAGTTGCCGCTGACGCCCCTGGAGTTTGATCTCCTGGTGGCCCTGGCCAGCCGGCCCAACCACGTCTTCGACCGGGAGTCGTTGCTGGAGAAGGTCTGGGGCTATCGCCACGCGGGGGACACCCGCCTGGTCAACGTCCACGTGCAGCGCTTGCGCGCCAAGATCGAGAAGGACCCGGAGAACCCGCAGATCGTCCTGACCGTGCGTGGGGTGGGCTACAAGGCCGGGCCGGCCTGA